From a region of the Rathayibacter sp. VKM Ac-2804 genome:
- a CDS encoding gamma-glutamyltransferase: protein MRATRWCSRRSPRRWPSWPRTPERSTAAGSPTPSPRGWPRSAGAHPADFAAAHEAELVEPAASREGGVRWWVAPPPSQGVVLLGVLPEALSGDTAQLVEAVRDAALVRQSALGDPRGGAIDVAAMLDPRSLSRGSLPRAGRALGDTVAVTAADTDGTVVTLIQSVYQLFGSGILDPGTGIVLHNRGSAFSTDPAHPGRVGPGLRPPHTLLPVIAESADLLLGLGCQGGSAQPWILAQLVRELLDPVADPGAVLERPRFVIGARDLGHEELTLVAEPGVPAAFAAARELGLPVAEASGPIDEAGHVQLVRLHRDGRLDSASDPRADGRALVAGAG, encoded by the coding sequence GTGAGGGCGACCCGCTGGTGCAGCCGGCGCTCGCCGCGTCGCTGGCCGAGCTGGCCGAGGACCCCGGAGCGCTCTACCGCGGCCGGATCGCCGACTCCCTCGCCGCGCGGCTGGCCGCGCTCGGCGGGCGCACACCCCGCCGACTTCGCCGCCGCGCACGAGGCCGAGCTGGTCGAGCCGGCCGCCTCCCGCGAGGGCGGCGTGCGCTGGTGGGTCGCCCCGCCGCCGAGCCAGGGCGTGGTGCTGCTCGGCGTCCTGCCCGAGGCGCTCTCGGGCGACACCGCGCAGCTCGTCGAGGCGGTCCGCGATGCGGCGCTCGTGCGGCAGTCCGCGCTCGGCGACCCGCGCGGCGGAGCGATCGACGTCGCCGCGATGCTCGACCCCCGCTCCCTCTCGCGCGGCTCCCTGCCGCGGGCCGGGCGGGCGCTCGGCGACACGGTCGCGGTCACCGCGGCCGACACCGACGGCACCGTCGTCACCCTGATCCAGAGCGTCTACCAGCTCTTCGGCTCCGGGATCCTCGACCCCGGCACCGGCATCGTCCTGCACAACCGCGGCTCCGCCTTCAGCACCGACCCCGCACACCCCGGCCGGGTCGGCCCGGGCCTGCGCCCGCCGCACACCCTGCTGCCGGTGATCGCCGAGAGCGCCGACCTCCTGCTCGGTCTCGGCTGCCAGGGCGGCAGCGCCCAGCCGTGGATCCTCGCCCAGCTCGTGCGCGAGCTGCTCGATCCCGTCGCGGATCCGGGTGCCGTGCTCGAGCGGCCGCGCTTCGTCATCGGGGCGCGGGACCTCGGGCACGAGGAGCTGACGCTGGTCGCGGAGCCGGGGGTGCCCGCTGCGTTCGCGGCGGCACGGGAGCTCGGGCTTCCGGTCGCCGAAGCCTCCGGGCCGATCGACGAGGCCGGGCACGTGCAGCTCGTGCGGCTGCATCGCGACGGGCGCCTCGACTCCGCCAGCGATCCGCGGGCCGACGGCCGCGCGCTCGTCGCGGGGGCGGGCTGA
- a CDS encoding primary-amine oxidase — protein MSTTATLTTHSHVLDPLAAAEIASFVAAVRASDRIGARPRFWGISLDEEKARGIAPGGARPVRLVVLDPDARAAWEVRGWTAGPDSPAIVEVWTDVDHRRPGVSSDEARLIAQAARNSPLLKEALALRGITDTSLVWVDPESITGFVPDDLADRRLSWGTVWYREFPEDNGYARPVAGLVPILDLDTLEVIRIEDHGVIPMASETGVYTAGTWGPDREVSKLDIVQADGPGFAIEGHRVEWQNWSFRVGFSHREGLVLHELTYRDGDVERPVLARAAVNEMYVPYLDSDPTAYRKNFFDWGEYGAGPLTASLELGCDCLGEIRYFDVDYLDGHGEPQTIANGICLHEEDDSILWKHVNTRTGSAEVRRSRRLVISSFATVANYDYGFYWSLYQDGSVELEVKLTGLMSVSGIADGESPRSGRMVAPNVQAPIHQHYFAVRLDTAIDGPLNRLVEVHAEADPDETTNPYGNACLAVETPLASESVAARRADPSRALHWRIESESAQNRYGEATAYRLALQNTAQLYARPGSVVERKAPFVGQHLWASAFDPEQRFIAGEYPNQGELGDDGVHVWQQADRSLENERLVLWPVLGVHHFPRPEQWPIMPVDRISLRLEPDGFFDRNPSLDVPASESAHCAPGGSGEAHACHTDAASDAHGGHDHAEQQHGHEGGR, from the coding sequence ATGAGCACCACCGCCACCCTCACCACCCACTCCCACGTGCTCGACCCCCTCGCCGCCGCCGAGATCGCCTCCTTCGTCGCCGCCGTCCGCGCGAGCGACCGCATCGGCGCCCGGCCGCGGTTCTGGGGCATCAGCCTCGACGAGGAGAAGGCCCGCGGCATCGCGCCCGGCGGCGCCCGACCCGTGCGACTGGTCGTGCTCGACCCCGACGCCCGCGCCGCCTGGGAGGTGCGCGGCTGGACCGCCGGCCCCGACAGCCCGGCGATCGTCGAGGTCTGGACCGACGTCGACCACCGCCGCCCCGGCGTCTCCAGCGACGAGGCGCGCCTGATCGCCCAGGCCGCCCGCAACTCCCCGCTGCTCAAGGAGGCGCTCGCGCTCCGCGGCATCACCGACACCTCGCTGGTCTGGGTCGACCCGGAGTCGATCACCGGCTTCGTCCCCGACGACCTCGCCGACCGCCGGCTCAGCTGGGGCACGGTCTGGTACCGCGAGTTCCCCGAGGACAACGGCTACGCCCGCCCGGTCGCCGGCCTCGTGCCGATCCTCGACCTCGACACGCTCGAGGTGATCCGGATCGAGGACCACGGCGTGATCCCGATGGCGAGCGAGACCGGCGTCTACACCGCGGGCACCTGGGGCCCCGACCGCGAGGTGTCGAAGCTCGACATCGTGCAGGCCGACGGCCCCGGCTTCGCGATCGAGGGGCACCGCGTCGAGTGGCAGAACTGGTCGTTCCGCGTCGGCTTCAGCCACCGCGAGGGCCTCGTGCTGCACGAGCTGACCTACCGCGACGGCGACGTCGAGCGCCCGGTGCTGGCGCGCGCCGCCGTCAACGAGATGTACGTGCCGTATCTCGACAGCGACCCGACCGCCTACCGCAAGAACTTCTTCGACTGGGGCGAGTACGGCGCCGGCCCGCTCACCGCGAGCCTCGAGCTGGGCTGCGACTGCCTCGGCGAGATCCGCTACTTCGACGTCGACTACCTCGACGGCCACGGCGAGCCGCAGACCATCGCCAACGGCATCTGCCTGCACGAGGAGGACGACTCGATCCTCTGGAAGCACGTCAACACCCGCACCGGCAGCGCCGAGGTGCGCCGCAGCCGCCGCCTGGTGATCTCGAGCTTCGCGACCGTCGCGAACTACGACTACGGCTTCTACTGGTCCCTCTACCAGGACGGCTCGGTCGAGCTCGAGGTGAAGCTGACCGGCCTGATGTCGGTGAGCGGCATCGCCGACGGCGAGTCGCCGCGCTCGGGGCGGATGGTCGCGCCGAACGTGCAGGCGCCGATCCACCAGCACTATTTCGCGGTCCGCCTCGACACCGCGATCGACGGCCCGCTCAACCGCCTGGTCGAGGTGCACGCCGAGGCCGACCCCGACGAGACGACCAACCCGTACGGCAACGCCTGCCTCGCCGTCGAGACGCCGCTGGCCTCGGAGTCGGTGGCCGCCCGCCGCGCCGACCCGTCGCGCGCGCTGCACTGGCGGATCGAGAGCGAGTCGGCGCAGAACCGCTACGGCGAGGCGACCGCCTACCGCCTGGCGCTGCAGAACACCGCGCAGCTCTACGCCCGCCCGGGCAGCGTCGTCGAGCGGAAGGCGCCCTTCGTCGGGCAGCACCTCTGGGCGAGCGCGTTCGATCCGGAGCAGCGCTTCATCGCCGGCGAGTACCCCAACCAGGGCGAGCTCGGCGACGACGGCGTGCACGTCTGGCAGCAGGCCGACCGCTCGCTCGAGAACGAGCGCCTCGTGCTCTGGCCGGTCCTCGGCGTGCACCACTTCCCGCGGCCGGAGCAGTGGCCGATCATGCCCGTCGACCGCATCAGCCTGCGGCTCGAGCCGGACGGCTTCTTCGACCGGAACCCGTCGCTGGACGTGCCGGCGTCGGAGTCGGCGCACTGCGCGCCGGGGGGCTCCGGCGAGGCGCATGCGTGCCACACGGACGCCGCCTCCGACGCCCACGGCGGGCACGACCACGCGGAGCAGCAGCACGGGCACGAGGGCGGGCGCTGA
- a CDS encoding NAD(P)-binding domain-containing protein, with amino-acid sequence MSIEREEERLKIGIIGAGSIGSTIARRLARRGHDVAIANSRGPETIGDAALRTGARAVTAAEAARGVDVLIVSVPMNRNADIAEHVRSAPERAVVIDTSNHYPVRDGSVREFEEGVPESVWLSELFGRPVTKAWNAITSQSFDAKATEAGDPRRVAIPVAADRDDDRRLAMRLVEETGFDAVDAGVLAESWRQQPGSPVYCTDRTRAEMPDWLAAAVQERVPQRRDLAMAVIGDYIEAGGDATDGRFLVAVNRASYS; translated from the coding sequence ATGTCCATCGAACGAGAAGAAGAACGTCTGAAGATCGGGATCATCGGCGCCGGCTCCATCGGCTCCACCATCGCCCGCCGGCTCGCGCGGCGCGGGCACGACGTCGCCATCGCGAACTCGCGCGGCCCGGAGACCATCGGCGACGCGGCCCTCCGGACGGGAGCGCGAGCCGTCACCGCCGCCGAGGCCGCCAGGGGGGTCGACGTCCTGATCGTCTCGGTCCCGATGAACCGCAACGCCGACATCGCGGAGCACGTCCGCTCGGCACCGGAGCGTGCGGTGGTGATCGACACGTCGAACCACTACCCGGTGCGCGACGGCTCGGTGCGGGAGTTCGAGGAGGGCGTCCCCGAGAGCGTGTGGCTGTCGGAGCTGTTCGGCCGCCCGGTCACGAAGGCGTGGAACGCGATCACCTCGCAGTCCTTCGACGCGAAGGCGACCGAGGCCGGCGACCCTCGTCGTGTCGCGATCCCCGTGGCGGCCGACCGCGACGACGACCGCCGGCTCGCGATGCGGCTCGTGGAGGAGACCGGCTTCGACGCCGTCGACGCCGGGGTGCTCGCCGAGTCCTGGCGCCAGCAGCCCGGCTCCCCCGTCTACTGCACCGACCGCACGCGCGCCGAGATGCCGGACTGGCTGGCGGCGGCCGTGCAGGAGCGGGTCCCCCAGCGCCGCGACCTCGCGATGGCCGTCATCGGCGACTACATCGAGGCGGGCGGCGACGCCACGGACGGCAGGTTCCTGGTGGCCGTCAACCGCGCCAGCTACAGCTGA
- a CDS encoding DHA2 family efflux MFS transporter permease subunit: MTTDVHFTPDTDSIAVPPDRTGAEPATRLSRGEILTISVLVFSAFVAFLSEMVIGVALPQIMVDLGITATTGQWLTTGYALTLAVLIPTSGWVMQRFHLRTIFLVSVGLFTLGTAIAAVAPGFELLLTGRIVQALGTAVLVPLLMTTSIGLVAPSRRGRMMALVTAVTAVAPALGPAFSGLVMAQLGWRWLFLLILPLSILGLVLGAITMPNLTTPRRTRFDSLSLLLSAIGFGALVYGLASAGESAGEGVSAATWTALPLGVAGIAAFVWRQLRLQRRDAAVLDLRIFRYAAFTRPVIVFVFLVMGAFSLATVLPLVLQESLGLGSLETGLLMVPGGATIGIVSVLVGRCYDRLGARGLAIPGALVVAAGWCFLTTFTEDTSVWVVLATFVIICAGQAFAWVAIFTMSLGALPGSLAGHGSAALNTIQQLGGAAGLAVLIGVLSATAGGADPAAIAAGARAAFTVGAALAVVALVLALLLPRHTRTATSLPSGTESA, from the coding sequence ATGACCACTGACGTCCACTTCACCCCCGACACGGACTCGATCGCCGTCCCTCCGGACCGCACCGGGGCGGAGCCGGCGACGCGGCTGTCCCGCGGCGAGATCCTGACGATCTCCGTCCTGGTGTTCTCCGCGTTCGTGGCGTTCCTGTCCGAGATGGTCATCGGGGTCGCGCTGCCGCAGATCATGGTCGACCTGGGGATCACGGCGACGACGGGGCAGTGGCTCACCACCGGCTACGCGCTCACCCTCGCGGTGCTCATCCCGACCTCCGGCTGGGTCATGCAGCGCTTCCACCTGCGGACGATCTTCCTCGTCAGCGTCGGCCTGTTCACCCTCGGCACCGCGATCGCGGCCGTCGCACCCGGCTTCGAGCTGCTGCTCACGGGGCGGATCGTGCAGGCGCTCGGGACGGCCGTGCTGGTCCCGCTGCTGATGACGACGTCCATCGGCCTCGTCGCGCCGTCCCGGCGGGGGCGGATGATGGCGCTGGTCACCGCCGTGACCGCCGTCGCGCCCGCCCTCGGCCCGGCGTTCTCCGGTCTGGTGATGGCGCAGCTGGGCTGGCGGTGGCTGTTCCTCCTCATCCTGCCGCTGTCGATCCTCGGCCTGGTCCTCGGCGCGATCACGATGCCGAACCTCACCACGCCGCGGCGCACCCGGTTCGACTCCCTGTCGCTGCTGCTCTCCGCGATCGGCTTCGGCGCACTCGTCTACGGACTCGCGAGCGCGGGCGAGTCCGCCGGCGAGGGCGTCTCCGCGGCCACCTGGACCGCCCTCCCCCTGGGCGTGGCCGGCATCGCCGCGTTCGTCTGGCGGCAGCTGCGGCTGCAGCGCCGCGACGCCGCGGTCCTCGACCTGCGCATCTTCCGCTACGCCGCGTTCACCCGACCCGTGATCGTCTTCGTGTTCCTGGTGATGGGCGCCTTCAGCCTCGCCACCGTGCTCCCGCTCGTGCTGCAGGAGTCCCTCGGCCTCGGCTCGCTGGAGACGGGACTGCTGATGGTGCCGGGCGGCGCGACGATCGGGATCGTGTCGGTGCTGGTCGGCCGCTGCTACGACCGGCTCGGAGCCCGCGGGCTCGCGATCCCCGGGGCGCTCGTCGTCGCCGCCGGATGGTGCTTCCTGACGACCTTCACCGAGGACACGTCCGTCTGGGTGGTCCTCGCCACGTTCGTGATCATCTGCGCCGGGCAGGCGTTCGCCTGGGTCGCGATCTTCACGATGTCGCTCGGCGCGCTGCCCGGCTCCCTCGCCGGGCACGGCAGCGCGGCGCTCAACACGATCCAGCAGCTCGGTGGCGCGGCCGGTCTCGCCGTGCTCATCGGAGTCCTCAGCGCGACCGCCGGTGGCGCCGATCCCGCCGCGATCGCCGCCGGCGCCCGAGCGGCGTTCACGGTCGGCGCCGCTCTCGCGGTCGTCGCCCTCGTGCTCGCGCTCCTCCTCCCGCGGCACACCCGCACCGCGACCTCTCTTCCCTCCGGAACGGAATCAGCGTGA
- a CDS encoding NtaA/DmoA family FMN-dependent monooxygenase (This protein belongs to a clade of FMN-dependent monooxygenases, within a broader family of flavin-dependent oxidoreductases, the luciferase-like monooxygenase (LMM) family, some of whose members use coenzyme F420 rather than FMN.) — translation MTTPDLSASTRLPGRDVLLGMTLTDGYGNLHGAWRAPGVDPGAYADIDVSIRYARSAERGLFAFLFTPDFPAVRGDLEHSTISNVLDPIVSLTAIARATERIGFVATGSTTFQEPFNLARQFKALDVISHGRAGWNAVTTSDPAVAANYGRPVAERNERYERAHEAIQITQALWGSWEQDAWLKDQPGNRFLDPAKLRPIDLQGRHVASRGPLAIPPSEQGQPVVFTSGGPSPHLLSIAGRYASGFIAEVWTIEEARAQRELVRRAAQDAGRDPDEVKYFAGLMTTVAPTVREGLDRRIALAGDVIEARLSHLGAMIGVPLSPDRIDEPLSERELAAARPSPADPRSGIALDVARRGWSPRDVLAHGVIDYHPTVVGPGALHADHIQEWLEAGAVDGFWISPDVYEDGVDAFVDEVVPLLQQRGLYPTEYPGATLRENLTVPPQYGIDPRLSA, via the coding sequence GTGACCACCCCCGACCTCTCCGCGAGCACTCGCCTGCCGGGGCGCGACGTCCTCCTCGGGATGACCCTGACCGACGGCTATGGCAACCTCCACGGCGCGTGGCGGGCGCCCGGGGTCGACCCGGGCGCCTACGCCGACATCGACGTGAGCATCCGGTACGCGCGGTCCGCGGAGCGAGGCCTCTTCGCGTTCCTCTTCACGCCCGACTTCCCGGCCGTGCGCGGCGACCTCGAGCACTCGACGATCAGCAACGTCCTCGACCCGATCGTCTCGCTCACGGCGATCGCCCGGGCGACCGAGCGCATCGGCTTCGTCGCGACGGGGTCGACCACGTTCCAGGAGCCGTTCAACCTGGCCCGGCAGTTCAAGGCGCTCGACGTGATCAGCCACGGCCGCGCCGGCTGGAACGCGGTGACGACGAGCGATCCGGCGGTCGCGGCGAACTACGGCCGTCCGGTCGCGGAGCGCAACGAGCGGTACGAGCGCGCGCACGAGGCGATCCAGATCACCCAGGCGCTCTGGGGCAGCTGGGAGCAGGACGCCTGGCTGAAGGACCAGCCCGGGAACCGCTTCCTCGACCCGGCCAAGCTGCGGCCGATCGACCTGCAGGGGCGGCACGTCGCCTCCCGCGGGCCGCTCGCGATCCCGCCGTCCGAGCAGGGCCAGCCCGTGGTGTTCACCTCGGGCGGCCCGAGCCCGCACCTGCTGTCGATCGCCGGCCGCTACGCCAGCGGCTTCATCGCCGAGGTCTGGACGATCGAGGAGGCCCGCGCGCAGCGGGAGCTCGTGCGTCGGGCCGCGCAGGACGCCGGCCGGGATCCGGACGAGGTCAAGTACTTCGCGGGCCTCATGACGACCGTCGCGCCGACCGTGCGCGAGGGACTCGATCGGCGGATCGCGCTGGCCGGCGACGTGATCGAGGCGCGCCTCTCGCACCTCGGCGCGATGATCGGCGTGCCGCTCTCGCCCGACCGGATCGACGAGCCGCTCTCCGAGCGCGAGCTCGCGGCGGCCCGGCCGTCGCCGGCCGATCCGCGCTCCGGCATCGCCCTCGACGTCGCCCGCCGGGGCTGGTCCCCCCGCGACGTCCTCGCGCACGGCGTGATCGACTACCACCCGACCGTCGTCGGCCCGGGCGCCCTGCACGCGGACCACATCCAGGAGTGGCTGGAGGCCGGCGCGGTCGACGGCTTCTGGATCTCGCCCGACGTCTACGAGGACGGCGTCGACGCCTTCGTCGACGAGGTGGTGCCCCTGCTGCAGCAGCGCGGCCTCTACCCGACCGAGTACCCGGGAGCCACGCTGCGGGAGAACCTCACCGTCCCGCCCCAGTACGGGATCGACCCGCGCCTCTCCGCCTGA
- a CDS encoding MerR family transcriptional regulator, protein MRIGELSKRTGVPSRMLRYYEEQGLITPRRLDNGYREYDDYLIDRVGKIRGLIDAGIPTRIVTSILPCLGQPQTIVVENAEPGLVELLETERDRMSEKIDFLTHNRDALTSYLEALTAAGVLSSQREAS, encoded by the coding sequence ATGCGCATCGGAGAGCTCTCGAAGCGGACGGGCGTGCCGTCCCGGATGCTCCGCTACTACGAGGAGCAGGGCCTGATCACCCCGCGGCGACTCGACAACGGCTACCGGGAGTACGACGACTACCTGATCGATCGCGTCGGCAAGATCAGGGGCCTGATCGACGCGGGCATCCCCACCCGGATCGTGACGAGCATCCTCCCCTGCCTGGGGCAGCCGCAGACGATCGTCGTGGAGAACGCCGAGCCCGGCCTGGTCGAGCTGCTCGAGACCGAGCGCGACCGGATGAGCGAGAAGATCGACTTCCTGACCCACAACCGCGACGCCCTGACGAGCTATCTCGAGGCCCTCACGGCGGCCGGAGTCCTGTCGTCGCAGCGCGAGGCGAGCTGA
- a CDS encoding amidase family protein yields MAGLAEHLADSSAVALAAAVASREVSAVEVMRAHLERIEERNPSIRAVVSRQPDSVSLAAAEAADRRTAEALAAGEPLPPLHGLPTAVKDLMDVAGFPTTNGSAAFADAAPAAHDSVLATLLRESGALIIGKTNTPEMGQGVLTFNPVFGTTVNPWDLSRHAGGSSGGAAAALAARMLPIADGSDSGGSLRYPAAFCNVVGVRPSPGRVASGRTGNAWTPHGVTGPMARDSADAALFLDALSVEKSVWPLSSLPVHAARPVAVDGLRIAWSEDAGGLPIDPAVRAVHAAFAAQLAGLGAVVEADEPDFAGADEAWETIETFEFFLGGRHAVDAGATGFRPDYVRNVEQGRATTATQLADAYERRTRLFRDTARVLETHDVLILPATPVVAPPAELEWVPSVDGRAFDRYFTWQMLANRLTLTAHPVVVTSAGFTPDGLPVGVQVVGRHGREAQLLAVTRALEEATGWIARTPSF; encoded by the coding sequence ATGGCGGGCCTGGCTGAGCACCTGGCCGACAGCAGCGCCGTCGCGCTCGCGGCGGCCGTCGCCTCCCGCGAGGTCTCGGCCGTCGAGGTGATGCGCGCGCACCTGGAGCGGATCGAGGAGCGCAACCCGTCGATCCGCGCCGTCGTCTCTCGGCAGCCCGACTCGGTCTCGCTCGCCGCCGCGGAGGCCGCCGACCGGCGCACCGCCGAGGCGCTCGCCGCCGGCGAGCCGCTGCCCCCGCTGCACGGCCTGCCGACCGCGGTGAAGGACCTGATGGACGTCGCCGGCTTCCCGACGACGAACGGCTCGGCCGCCTTCGCCGACGCCGCACCCGCCGCGCACGACAGCGTCCTGGCGACGCTCCTCCGCGAGTCCGGCGCCCTGATCATCGGCAAGACCAACACCCCCGAGATGGGCCAGGGGGTGCTGACCTTCAACCCGGTCTTCGGCACCACCGTGAACCCGTGGGACCTCTCGCGCCACGCCGGCGGGTCGAGCGGAGGCGCGGCCGCCGCCCTCGCCGCGCGGATGCTGCCGATCGCCGACGGCTCCGACAGCGGCGGGAGCCTGCGCTACCCGGCCGCGTTCTGCAACGTCGTCGGCGTGCGGCCGAGCCCCGGCCGCGTCGCGAGCGGGCGCACCGGCAACGCCTGGACCCCGCACGGCGTGACCGGGCCGATGGCGCGCGACTCCGCCGACGCCGCGCTCTTCCTCGACGCGCTCTCGGTCGAGAAGAGCGTCTGGCCGCTGTCGTCGCTGCCCGTGCACGCCGCGCGCCCGGTCGCGGTCGACGGCCTGCGGATCGCCTGGAGCGAGGACGCCGGCGGGCTGCCGATCGACCCCGCGGTGCGCGCCGTGCACGCGGCGTTCGCCGCGCAGCTGGCCGGACTCGGCGCCGTCGTCGAGGCCGACGAGCCCGACTTCGCAGGCGCCGACGAGGCCTGGGAGACCATCGAGACCTTCGAGTTCTTCCTCGGCGGCCGGCACGCCGTCGACGCGGGGGCCACCGGCTTCCGCCCCGACTACGTCCGCAACGTCGAGCAGGGCCGCGCGACGACCGCGACCCAGCTCGCCGATGCCTACGAGCGCCGCACCCGCCTCTTCCGCGACACCGCCCGCGTCCTCGAGACGCACGACGTGCTGATCCTGCCGGCGACCCCCGTCGTCGCGCCGCCCGCGGAGCTCGAGTGGGTGCCGTCGGTCGACGGCCGCGCCTTCGACCGCTACTTCACCTGGCAGATGCTCGCGAACCGCCTGACGCTGACCGCCCACCCGGTCGTCGTCACCTCGGCCGGCTTCACCCCCGACGGCCTCCCCGTCGGCGTCCAGGTCGTCGGCCGCCACGGCCGCGAGGCTCAGCTGCTGGCGGTGACCCGCGCCCTGGAGGAGGCGACGGGGTGGATCGCCCGCACGCCGTCGTTCTGA
- a CDS encoding FAD-dependent oxidoreductase, which produces MTVSDDTVHDAIVVGLGIHGSATAYELALRGRDVVGIEQFGPGHVRGSSHGATRMIRRAYPSPVWNDLVDRAFRSWDRWSAAAGAPFVHPTGGLYAHRGEAALQGGRSRPVPVPDTAFAPPADYGVVRDPDAGVVEAARALAFAQSAATAAGAELRFEEEVLDWSVGTGDSAGVVTVRTSAGELRARRLVVSGGAWVARLLPETAGFFEVQRILTLTVPAGQSVAQPPALGCFSVDLPDGLVFGLPEAAGSGAKIGVDAGPVWDPAVPVAPPTEAEIAHLASLLERFVPGIETAGGEAVACLYTMTPDKRFVVGALPGRPEVLVAAACSGHGFKFGPAIGEALADLVDGVARPDLAFLSPDRTVTA; this is translated from the coding sequence ATGACGGTCTCCGACGACACCGTGCACGACGCGATCGTCGTCGGCCTCGGGATCCACGGCTCCGCCACCGCCTACGAGCTCGCCCTGCGCGGGCGCGATGTCGTCGGGATCGAGCAGTTCGGCCCCGGTCACGTGCGCGGCTCCTCGCACGGCGCGACCCGGATGATCCGCCGCGCCTACCCGAGCCCGGTCTGGAACGACCTCGTCGACCGCGCCTTCCGCAGCTGGGACCGCTGGTCCGCCGCGGCCGGCGCGCCGTTCGTGCACCCGACCGGCGGCCTCTACGCGCACCGCGGCGAGGCGGCGCTGCAGGGCGGGCGCAGCCGGCCGGTGCCGGTGCCCGACACCGCCTTCGCTCCGCCCGCCGACTACGGCGTCGTCCGCGATCCGGACGCCGGCGTCGTCGAGGCGGCCCGCGCGCTCGCCTTCGCGCAGTCCGCCGCGACGGCCGCCGGGGCCGAGCTGCGCTTCGAGGAGGAGGTGCTCGACTGGAGCGTCGGCACCGGCGACAGCGCCGGCGTCGTCACCGTCCGCACCTCCGCCGGCGAGCTGCGCGCCCGGCGGCTCGTCGTCTCCGGTGGCGCCTGGGTCGCGCGGCTGCTGCCCGAGACCGCGGGCTTCTTCGAGGTGCAGCGGATCCTCACCCTCACCGTCCCGGCCGGCCAGAGCGTCGCGCAGCCGCCGGCGCTCGGCTGCTTCTCCGTCGATCTGCCGGACGGGCTCGTCTTCGGCCTGCCCGAGGCGGCCGGTTCCGGCGCCAAGATCGGCGTCGACGCGGGACCCGTCTGGGACCCGGCCGTGCCGGTCGCCCCGCCGACCGAGGCGGAGATCGCGCACCTCGCCTCGCTCCTCGAGCGCTTCGTCCCCGGGATCGAGACCGCCGGCGGCGAGGCCGTCGCCTGCCTCTACACGATGACCCCCGACAAGCGCTTCGTCGTCGGCGCGCTGCCCGGGCGGCCCGAGGTGCTGGTCGCCGCGGCCTGCTCCGGCCACGGCTTCAAGTTCGGCCCCGCGATCGGCGAGGCGCTCGCCGACCTCGTCGACGGCGTCGCCCGCCCCGACCTCGCCTTCCTCAGCCCGGACCGGACGGTGACCGCATGA
- a CDS encoding SDR family NAD(P)-dependent oxidoreductase yields MTSEQPTWDTARLPDQTGRTVVVTGATAGIGYFAAEQLAGAGADVVLASRSEGKLRRAADTLRGAVPRARVRTVVLELGSSASVDRAAEELAALPRLDGVLLNGGAMSMDPRAVTEDGLPLLLGTHVAAGARLVARLLPALAATAAEHGGRSRIVHTSTGFVQQFPMRVDDLRRVPRLGISAYTKAKTATEIWAFELDRRLRAAGIPVASIVTRPGVGVDARTPERPGIRDATTPSQRNPYTPWAQGKDAAAWSAVRALTDPQLQGGEYVSPRGRLRGAPVLVAPPTRTAAPPADAADRLWRQVEQLAGVAVGL; encoded by the coding sequence ATGACGAGCGAGCAGCCGACCTGGGACACTGCACGGCTCCCCGACCAGACCGGGCGCACCGTCGTCGTGACCGGCGCGACCGCCGGGATCGGCTACTTCGCGGCCGAGCAGCTGGCCGGCGCCGGCGCGGACGTCGTCCTGGCGTCGCGCTCGGAGGGCAAGCTCCGGCGGGCGGCGGACACCCTCCGCGGCGCGGTCCCGCGCGCCCGGGTCCGGACCGTCGTCCTCGAGCTCGGCTCCTCCGCCTCCGTCGACCGGGCCGCGGAGGAGCTCGCCGCACTGCCGCGCCTCGACGGCGTCCTGCTCAACGGCGGCGCGATGAGCATGGACCCGCGCGCGGTCACCGAGGACGGGCTGCCGCTCCTGCTCGGCACGCACGTCGCCGCCGGGGCGCGGCTGGTCGCCCGACTGCTGCCCGCACTCGCGGCCACCGCGGCCGAGCACGGCGGCCGGAGCCGGATCGTGCACACGTCGACGGGATTCGTCCAGCAGTTCCCGATGCGCGTCGACGACCTGCGCCGCGTGCCCCGGCTCGGCATCAGCGCCTACACGAAGGCCAAGACGGCGACGGAGATCTGGGCCTTCGAGCTCGACCGCCGGCTGCGGGCCGCGGGGATCCCCGTCGCGTCGATCGTCACCCGGCCGGGAGTGGGCGTCGACGCGAGGACGCCGGAGCGCCCGGGGATCCGCGACGCGACCACCCCCTCTCAGCGCAATCCGTACACGCCGTGGGCGCAGGGCAAGGACGCCGCCGCATGGTCCGCCGTCCGGGCGCTCACCGATCCGCAGCTGCAGGGCGGCGAGTACGTCTCCCCGCGGGGCCGGCTGCGGGGCGCGCCCGTCCTCGTCGCGCCGCCGACCCGGACCGCCGCTCCCCCGGCGGACGCGGCGGACCGACTCTGGCGCCAGGTCGAGCAGCTCGCGGGGGTCGCGGTCGGCCTCTGA